The following are from one region of the Fusarium keratoplasticum isolate Fu6.1 chromosome 4, whole genome shotgun sequence genome:
- a CDS encoding Store-operated calcium entry-associated regulatory factor has product MIPSLFALCLGLPALTLAARQPKDAIKLSDVKSLTLRGKGAMTNHRRVSAIPQLRCVSRGAICDLYEIDVMRCTNQGSSWGDEDIEWSCTASLPEELKLGSTDVICEGYAYPDDPYVLKGSCGVEYQLALTSKGERRYPDIANGGWFNDGRGGIDWGALVFTIIFVSILGWIIYSACCVAQRNTANNNRPRRRPDGWGGPGGWGPGWGPGDDPPPPYPGTKPQNTDSWRPGFWSGAAGGAAAGYWAGSRNSNNNNHCHHDSNSNYGSIGRGGGGWNWGGSGSLSGSNNSNRHESTGFGSTSRR; this is encoded by the coding sequence atgatACCCAGTCTGTTCGCTctttgccttggcctcccGGCCCTGACGCTCGCCGCTCGTCAGCCCAAGGATGCCATCAAGCTCTCCGACGTCAAGTCCCTTACCCTCCGCGGCAAGGGCGCCATGACGAACCACCGTCGCGTATCGGCCATTCCCCAGCTGCGCTGCGTCTCGCGCGGCGCTATCTGCGACCTCTACGAAATCGACGTCATGCGCTGCACCAACCAAGGCTCCTCCTGGGGCGATGAGGACATCGAATGGAGCTGCACCGCGTCGCTccccgaggagctcaagctcggCAGCACCGACGTCATCTGTGAAGGATATGCATACCCCGACGACCCCTACGTCCTCAAGGGCAGCTGCGGCGTCGAGTACCAGCTCGCCCTGACCAGCAAGGGCGAGCGACGATACCCCGACATCGCCAACGGCGGCTGGTTCAATGACGGTCGCGGTGGCATTGACTGGGGCGCTTTGGTCTTTACCATTATCTTCGTTAGCATTCTCGGCTGGATCATCTACTCGGCATGCTGTGTGGCCCAAAGGAATACTGCCAACAACAACCGTCCTCGACGTCGACCAGATGGCTGGGGTGGTCCTGGTGGATGGGGTCCTGGATGGGGCCCTGGCGAcgaccctcctcctccgtaTCCCGGAACGAAGCCTCAAAACACAGATAGTTGGAGGCCAGGCTTCTGGTCCGGAGccgctggaggagctgccGCTGGATACTGGGCTGGTAGccgcaacagcaacaacaataACCACTGCCACCACGATAGCAATAGTAATTACGGTAGCATTGGAcgtggaggtggaggatggAATTGGGGTGGATCAGGATCATTATCTGGCTCTAACAACTCTAACCGCCATGAAAGCACTGGCTTCGGTTCAACCAGCCGACGCTAG
- a CDS encoding SANT domain-containing protein: protein MSSMFKKKGGPAFKPKFPPRRPAGPALSQPKPAPPPPPQVPVAEPEPQSEPQGASDKPLTEKSTVEPVEAQSQDSHQAPRQKSPTPPATIPDPPEPSQNVATQEPPLAPASQEIPHEPDTQIGETRIEEAPIAATTETTSQSSAPVPVPTSIPEPTQAPVAESATPQTDAAQTEDADNAPSAVLQAPTPDDSEGPSGTEPSTTPSADATESTSTPSTEAQNPPKPARKPRARKQATQATQDGTGADGETARPKKRQRKPAEEGAAPKEPRKRRAPAQNGTAAPRNRRARSITPEDSESQVVDLQKLKMSDLTRDLHIGKKFSRHDELRERERRARLKSKLGTEGSRDSSATPEASGQGEKTGSPVTQSGDASPASSGPAPPSGPQFRIVDGQIVVDQSSLTVDRHARAAAARGDMEIVEENDFTRLITSNSFMNTSKLRGPNIWTDAETELFYRGLRMFGTDFEMISKMFPGKQRRHVKLKYNREERHCPRRIDAALVGEKTVKMDLDEYKAFTGSEFEPVENIEAEQRKIQEEYEAEQKRIADEQAEIMRKKREELFKDDDEGDAKKRKKKKRQTIVYGLNGEPITQDD, encoded by the coding sequence ATGAGTTCCatgttcaagaagaagggagggCCTGCCTTCAAACCGAAGTTCCCTCCCCGTCGCCCCGCGGGACCGGCACTTTCACAACCTAAGCCAgcacctcctccgccgccgcaaGTTCCTGTTGCTGAACCCGAGCCTCAGTCTGAGCCTCAAGGAGCTTCCGACAAACCCCTCACCGAAAAGTCCACTGTCGAACCCGTCGAGGCGCAATCCCAGGACTCTCATCAGGCACCCCGCCAAAAGTCTCCGACCCCGCCAGCGACGATCCCAGATCCTCCAGAACCAAGCCAGAATGTCGCAACTCAAGAACCCCCCTTGGCGCCAGCGTCGCAAGAGATCCCTCACGAGCCCGATACTCAGATTGGCGAAACTCGAATAGAAGAGGCCCCTATAGCCGCAACGACCGAGACAACATCACAATCAAGCGCTCCAGTGCCTGTTCCCACGAGCATACCAGAACCAACCCAAGCGCCTGTCGCGGAGAGCGCAACCCCACAGACAGATGCGGCCCAAACAGAAGATGCGGATAATGCGCCTTCTGCTGTTCTGCAGGCACCAACTCCAGATGACTCAGAGGGCCCGAGCGGAACGGAACCTTCCACAACACCATCCGCTGACGCAACTGAATCGACTTCGACGCCATCGACCGAGGCCCAGAACCCCCCCAAGCCGGCTCGAAAACCGCGAGCGAGGAAGCAGGCTACTCAAGCAACCCAAGATGGGACGGGCGCGGATGGAGAGACTGCGCGACCCAAGAAGCGCCAGCGAAAGCCAGCTGAGGAAGGCGCAGCACCAAAAGAACCAAGGAAGCGCAGAGCGCCCGCTCAGAATGGAACGGCCGCGCCCAGGAACCGACGAGCACGCTCAATCACACCAGAAGATTCCGAGAGCCAGGTGGTGGAcctgcagaagctcaagatgtcAGATCTGACCAGGGATCTGCACATTGGTAAAAAGTTTAGTCGACATGATGAGCTGCGAGAGCGGGAGCGACGTGCTAGGTTGAAGTCGAAACTTGGGACCGAAGGTTCACGCGACAGTTCAGCAACCCCTGAGGCCAGTGGACAGGGTGAGAAGACGGGCAGCCCGGTAACTCAGTCAGGGGATGCGTCGCCAGCCTCCTCGGGCCCAGCACCGCCCTCTGGTCCGCAGTTCCGCATTGTGGACGGACAGATTGTGGTCGACCAGAGCTCTCTGACGGTGGATCGACACGCCCGAGCAGCGGCCGCACGGGGAGACATGGAGATTGTTGAGGAAAACGACTTTACACGGCTCATCACCAGTAACTCGTTCATGAACACGTCCAAGCTCAGGGGCCCCAACATCTGGACCGACGCGGAGACGGAACTCTTCTACCGGGGGCTGCGCATGTTCGGCACCGACTTTGAGATGATCTCCAAGATGTTTCCCGGCAAGCAGCGGCGGCACGTCAAGCTCAAGTATAACCGCGAGGAGCGGCACTGCCCGCGCCGCATCGATGCCGCCCTCGTGGGGGAGAAGACTGTCAAGATGGACCTCGACGAATACAAGGCCTTTACCGGCAGCGAGTTCGAGCCCGTCGAGaacatcgaggccgagcagCGCAAGATACAGGAGGAGTACGAGGCTGAGCAGAAGCGCATTGCTGACGAGCAGGCCGAGATTATGCGCAAGAAGCGCGAGGAGCtcttcaaggacgacgacgagggggatgccaagaagcgcaagaagaagaagaggcagacgATTGTCTACGGGCTTAACGGGGAGCCCATTACCCAGGATGACTGA
- a CDS encoding E3 ubiquitin protein ligase, which yields MPLTATPSASPRPSTLAKMEDRKRPAISSADDLAPPSKRVAVNGSKAKDDSLEMKEESWIEAYTKGAIYRQMQEYSRKAATYESRLEELHKRSVHHDDHLRIIDAWWRQVLEEIELLADSDTTSSTPSGMNPHNPHPTSADSAAEPPYLSGVSFKDLHDFQKHLQDKGKSIKSKAESLLAHLAASRGSIDPSVSKLESKVSGLLAAQKEYLFKLDRLSSEKDQLSEQLNAATLRYFKAEKKLDRAKSSQVQKLEQQAFANATRPSASGDAGTESGETNGNSGEILLKYEEATAAATKQKEQLDAILAEIKTLQDENSTLKAKRDTLTDEDFIRTDVFKQFKNQNEDLIKRINTLEATNKQLREEAEKLQAERSAFRSQLEADANQVTQELEAEIMSRDQDLARVRSARDELLAENTQSKARLEQERGSMEQIKDLASAKDDRITALELELSRLTSSVEQEKFNPDDENLTVDELRLKYRKLQQDFDSINLELPAIEKAYKKMKELAHRKAMDSSAMEERMTILIAEKSKADQKYFAARKDADTRNNEIRSLRHQNSKSSEIIAQLKELEMQNRTLLSNLEKQLADLKQANASLVSENKRAEATSLEAVRRTDSLSKQVNDLTNLVKSKDAASAVVRERNTMQETEVEKLKVRIEHVQKDRDSWKNKALSNSSEEEEMLRTFALCTICRNNFKNTALKTCGHLFCNQCVDDRISNRMRKCPTCSRAFDKMDVMSVHH from the exons ATGCCTCTCACGGCCACCCCCTCTGCGTCGCCCCGTCCATCCACgctcgccaagatggaggacaGGAAGCGGCCTGCCATCAGCAGCGCCGACGACCTGGCCCCTCCGAGCAAGAGGGTCGCCGTCAATGgttccaaggccaaggatgacTCCCTCGAGATGAAAGAGGAGAGTTGGATCGAG GCCTACACAAAGGGCGCCATCTATCGACAGATGCAGGAGTATAGTCGCAAGGCAGCCACCTATGAGTCGCGACTTGAGGAACTTCACAAACGATCCGTACATCATGACGATCACCTGAGAATCATTGACGCCTGGTGGCGACAG gtcctcgaggagatcgaACTCCTTGCAGATTCAGATacaacctcctcgactccTTCCGGTATGAACCCCCACAACCCCCATCCTACCTCTGCTGACTCGGCGGCAGAGCCCCCATACCTCAGCGGTGTGAGCTTCAAGGACCTACACGATTTCCAGAAACATCTCCaggacaagggcaagtcGATCAAGTCGAAAGCGGAATCGCTCCTCGCACATTTGGCTGCTTCACGAGGTAGCATTGACCCAAGCGTGTCCAAACTGGAGAGCAAGGTTTCCGGCCTGTTGGCGGCGCAAAAGGAATATTTGTTCAAACTAGACCGACTGAGCAGCGAAAAGGACCAACTCTCAGAGCAACTCAACGCCGCGACTTTGCGTTACTTcaaggcggagaagaagctggatcGGGCAAAGAGTTCTCAAGTGCAGAAGTTGGAGCAACAAGCATTCGCTAATGCTACCCGACCTTCGGCATCTGGCGATGCGGGGACTGAGAGTGGCGAGACCAATGGAAATTCTGGCGAGATCCTGCTGAAATACGAGGAAGCGACCGCGGCGGCTACGAAGCAAAAGGAACAGCTGGATGCCATTCTAGCAGAGATCAAGACCTTGCAGGACGAAAATTCGACTCTAAAGGCGAAAAGGGACACCCTGACCGACGAGGACTTTATCCGGACCGATGTCTTCAAACAGTTCAAGAACCAAAATGAGGATCTCATCAAACGTATCAACACGCTCGAGGCCACGAACAAGCAGCTTCgtgaggaggccgagaagctgcagGCGGAGAGATCGGCATTCCGAAGTCAGCTCGAGGCAGATGCGAACCAAGTGACGCAGGAACTGGAAGCTGAGATCATGTCCCGAGATCAAGACCTTGCCCGAGTGCGATCAGCCCGAGACGAACTTTTGGCCGAAAACACCCAGAGCAAAGCGAGACTGGAGCAGGAGCGAGGATCGATGGAGCAGATCAAGGATCTCGCATCTGCCAAAGACGACAGAATCACGGctctcgagcttgagctctCGCGCCTCACGTCGAGCGTGGAGCAAGAGAAATTCAACCCCGACGACGAAAATTTGACGGTTGACGAGCTTCGCCTGAAATATCGGAAGCTGCAGCAAGATTTCGATTCAATCAACCTGGAGTTGCCGGCCATAGAAAAGGCAtacaagaagatgaaggagcttgCTCATAGAAAGGCAATGGACTCGAGCGCTATGGAGGAGCGCATGACCATCTTGATCgccgagaagagcaaggcGGACCAGAAGTACTTTGCCGCCCGCAAGGACGCGGATACACGGAACAACGAGATTCGTTCCCTACGACACCAGAACAGCAAGAGCTCAGAGATTATTGCGCAGCTCAAGGAACTTGAGATGCAGAACCGGACCCTGCTCAGCAATCTGGAGAAGCAACTGGCGGACCTAAAGCAGGCCAACGCCAGCCTTGTCAGTGAGAACAAGAGGGCGGAAGCGACAAGTTTGGAGGCAGTCCGACGAACAGACTCGCTCAGTAAGCAAGTCAACGACCTAACGAACCTGGTCAAGTCCAAGGATGCGGCATCTGCGGTGGTTCGAGAGCGCAACACTATGCAGGAGACAGAAGTGGAAAAGCTCAAGGTGCGAATCGAGCATGTGCAGAAGGATCGCGACTCGTGGAAGAACAAGGCATTGAGCAATTCCtccgaagaggaggagatgcttcGA ACCTTTGCCTTGTGCACCATTTGTCGCAACAACTTCAAGAACACGGCACTCAAGACATGTGGCCACCTTTTCTGCAACCAGTGTGTTGATGACCGCATCAGCAACCGCATGCGCAAATGTCCCACCTGCTCTCGAGCAtttgacaagatggatgtTATGTCCGTACATCATTAA